The Cervus elaphus chromosome 12, mCerEla1.1, whole genome shotgun sequence genome includes a region encoding these proteins:
- the ZFHX2 gene encoding zinc finger homeobox protein 2, producing MATLNLSSVTGTIPSPGHDAPSLPPDTSSPSTPSDPVTKDAPDAPSTSESMRSSEAGGQPLESGCGLVPPKEIGEPQEEPGRGGFPPKDLGVEEYEELEEEEGGLPPVDLSDHLFFATGGEACLVAKLFPPGDSELPLPKGFPRGEAGVQEESSLPLLAHLPPVHLTALHVQHGFDPIQGFSSSDQILSHDTSAPSPATCEGRDGAFWSYQLAPNPPGDPKDGPTGSGGGDPRALFWFCLLCRLGFSRPQAFVGHTRSHGVKLTTAQHQGLLGNPAVLQEGDEACMALLSFLEPKPPARPLERPLDNSSSVNTEANAAQIEDGPPAAEAQAPLPPVEEVMALSPPSPQTTPATWDPSPTQAKESPTSAGGAGPDWFPEGHEEDGGLCPPLNQSSPTSKEGGTLPARGGSPEDPGDPAQPYRLADDYSLAPAAFQGLSLSSHMSLLHSRNSCKTLKCPKCNWHYKYQQTLDVHMREKHPESNSHCSYCSAGGAHPRLARGESYNCGYKPYRCEVCNYSTTTKGNLSIHMQSDKHLANLQGFQAGPGGQGSPPEAAVPPPAGDKEPKTKSSWQCKVCSYETNISRNLRIHMTSEKHLQNVLMLHQGLPLGLPPGLVGPSPPPQAAAAPATPPDLFQYFGPQALGQPQAPLPGPGLRPDKPLEAQLLLNGFHHLGAPARKFPAPAPGSPSPDTHLPQSQLLGALSDGLPTSPPPDDSPSLKVFRCLVCQAFSTDSLELLLYHCSMGRSLPEAEWKEVAGDTHRCKLCCYGTQLKANFQLHLKTDKHAQKYQLAAHLREGGGAVGTPSPAPLGDGAPYGSVPTLHLRCNICDFESNSKEKMQLHARGAAHEENSQIYKFLLEMEGTATAAGPELGLFRCLLCAWETPSRLAVLQHLRAPAHRDAQAQRRLQLLQSGPAADEGLPALQSILSFSHGQPRPHGKTPVTLLAGPPTPEKDAQNKTEQLVSEEAENKTGPPGDSANQTTVFCCPYCSFLSPESEQVRAHALSQHAMQPTFRCPLCQEQLVGRPALHFHLSHLHNVVPECVERLLLVATTVEMTLTTKVLPGPALSPLGDGPEPPSPAPEPAPSRAQAAEGPHLTPEASPDPVPEPPPPSVEAPDKPTGSPDQPPSPAQSPAPRPDAQAEEVAPPPAMAEEEEGAGGEPRPADPAPADSRHPLTYRKTTNFALDKFLDPARPYKCTVCKESFTQKNILLVHYNSVSHLHKMKKAAIDPSCPAREAGSTPATAAATDKPFKCTVCRVSYNQSSTLEIHMRSVLHQTRSRGAKTDAKAEGPERGPEEPKEGETEGEAGPEKKGPEPSGFLSGLPFLSPPPPPLDLHRFPAPLFTPPVLPPFPLMPESLLKLQQQQLLLPFYLHDLKVGPKLALAGPAPLLSLPAAAPPPPPPPPNAELAEQEWERPPMTEEGAEAGPPSPPHPTPNEAARTAAKALLENFGFELVIQYNEGKQAVPPPPTPPPPEALGGGDKLACRACGKLFSNMLILKTHEEHVHRRFLPFEALSRYAAQFRKSYDSLYPPPAESPKLPDGPLDSPAPQLGPPFLVPEPEAGGARPPEERGRAGGRWPPEEDESARGNLPPLVPAGRRFSRTKFTEFQTQALQSFFETSAYPKDGEVERLASLLGLASRVVVVWFQNARQKARKNASDGGPVPNGGGTGGASGCRRCHATFSCVFDLVRHLKKCYDDQPADEEEEEAERGEEEEEVEDDAEEEQGPEPPAGPEGPPPEPPDREELSQAEATKPEGKEPEGRAPPSPSPVHTCDQCALSFPSQDLLTSHRRLHFLPPVQPSAAPHLLDLPMLVFGERNPLVAGTPPVSGPPLKRKHEDGSLSPTGSEAGVGGEGEPPRDKRLRTTILPEQLEILYRWYMQDSNPTRKMLDCISEEVGLKKRVVQVWFQNTRARERKGQFRSTPGGVPNPTVKPPVTPSPAPFPKFNLLLGKADDGAGREAPKRDAPALPYPTVTPAAGPLPFLPPGKEAPALTPEPPLPLPAPPPPCEDEGPEEPSKASPESEACSPSAGDLSDSSASSLAEPESPGAGGTSGGPGGGGGVPDGMGQRRYRTQMSSLQLKIMKACYEAYRTPTMQECEVLGEEIGLPKRVIQVWFQNARAKEKKAKLQGAAVGGAGGSSEGPLAAQRTDCPYCDVKYDFYVSCRGHLFSRQHLAKLKEAVRAQLKSESKCYDLAPAPEAPPAPKAPPATPASVPLGAAPALPRLAPVLLSGPALAQPPLGSLAPFSSGPAASSGLLGLATSVLPATTVVQTAGPGCPLPQRPVPDQTKPSPAGTTDSAPGPPPELSGDKVSGERKPVAAPTNSSADALKNLKALKATVPALLGGQFLPFPLPPAGAATPPAVFGPQLPGAYFQQLYGMKKGLFPMNPVIPQTLIGLLPNALLQPPTQAPEPTATAPPKPPELPAPREGEAGEADELLTGSPGISTVDVTHRYLCRQCKMAFDGEAPATAHQRSFCFFGRGSGGSVPPPLRVPVCTYHCLACEVLLSGREALASHLRSSAHRRKAAPPPGAPPGTASNAAATAAVAFAKEEARLPHTDSNPKTTTTSTLLAL from the exons ATGGCCACCCTTAACCTGTCCTCTGTCACTGGCACCATCCCCTCCCCTGGGCATGATGCCCCGTCCCTGCCTCCGGACacctcctcccccagcaccccttcTGATCCTGTCACCAAAGATGCCCCTGATGCCCCCTCCACCTCTGAGAGCATGAGGTCCTCGGAGGCAGGGGGGCAGCCCCTAGAGTCAGGCTGTGGCCTCGTCCCACCAAAGGAGATAGGGGAGCCCCAGGAGGAGCCTGGCCGTGGCGGCTTCCCACCAAAGGACCTGGGGGTGGAAGAGTacgaggagctggaggaggaggagggagggctcCCTCCCGTGGACCTAAGTGACCACTTATTCTTCGCAACTGGAGGTGAGGCCTGCCTAGTGGCCAAGCTGTTCCCGCCAGGCGACAGTGAGCTCCCATTACCAAAGGGCTTCCCCCGGGGTGAGGCAGGCGTCCAGGAAGAGTCCAGCCTGCCCCTCCTTGCCCACCTGCCCCCTGTACACCTCACTGCCCTTCACGTCCAACATGGCTTTGACCCAATCCAAGGCTTTAGCTCTTCTGACCAAATTCTGTCCCACGATACCTCAGCGCCATCTCCGGCCACCTGTGAGGGAAGGGACGGAGCCTTCTGGAGCTACCAGCTGGCTCCAAACCCACCCGGAGATCCCAAAGATGGCCCCACGGGGAGCGGGGGAGGAGACCCCAGGGCGCTCTTCTGGTTCTGCCTCCTGTGCCGCCTGGGGTTCAGCAGGCCCCAGGCCTTTGTGGGTCACACACGGTCTCACGGGGTGAAGCTAACCACTGCTCAACACCAGGGCCTGCTGGGCAACCCAGCCGTGCTCCAGGAGGGGGACGAGGCCTGCATGGCCCTGCTGAGCTTCCTGGAACCAAAACCACCTGCTCGCCCTTTAGAGAGACCCCTTGACAACAGCAGCAGCGTGAACACGGAAGCCAATGCAGCCCAGATCGAGGACGGCCCCCCTGCGGCAGAAGCCCAGGCCCCCCTCCCGCCCGTGGAAGAAGTCATGGCCCTcagcccaccctccccccagACCACCCCAGCCACCTGGGACCCCAGCCCAACCCAAGCCAAAGAATCGCCAACATCGGCAGGCGGGGCGGGGCCAGATTGGTTCCCCGAGGGGCATGAGGAGGATGGCGGGCTCTGCCCCCCACTCAACCAAAGCTCACCCACCTCCAAGGAGGGGGGCACTCTCCCTGCCCGGGGGGGCTCCCCTGAAGACCCCGGCGACCCGGCCCAGCCCTATCGCTTGGCTGATGACTACAGCCTGGCCCCGGCAGCCTTCCAGGGCCTCAGCCTGTCCAGCCACATGTCTCTGCTGCACTCACGCAACTCTTGTAAGACGCTGAAGTGTCCCAAGTGCAACTGGCACTACAAGTACCAGCAGACCCTGGACGTGCACATGCGGGAGAAGCACCCTGAGAGCAACAGTCACTGCAGCTACTGTAGTGCAGGGGGTGCCCACCCCCGCCTCGCCCGGGGAGAGAGCTACAACTGCGGCTACAAGCCCTACCGCTGCGAGGTCTGCAACTATTCCACCACCACCAAGGGCAACCTCAGCATCCACATGCAGTCTGACAAGCACCTGGCCAACCTGCAGGGCTTCCAGGCCGGGCCCGGGGGCCAGGGGAGCCCCCCAGAAGCCGCGGTCCCACCCCCTGCAGGGGACAAGGAGCCCAAGACCAAGTCGTCCTGGCAGTGCAAGGTGTGCAGCTACGAGACCAACATCTCCCGCAACCTGCGCATCCACATGACCTCTGAGAAGCACCTGCAGAACGTCCTCATGCTCCACCAGGGGCTGCCGCTGGGCCTGCCGCCCGGGCTGGTGgggcccagcccccctccccaggcgGCGGCTGCCCCTGCCACCCCCCCTGACCTCTTTCAGTACTTTGGACCGCAGGCCCTAGGGCAGCCTCAGGCTCCCTTGCCTGGCCCTGGGCTGAGGCCAGACAAACCCCTGGAAGCCCAGCTGCTTCTCAATGGCTTCCACCACCTCGGAGCACCTGCCCGCAAGTTCCCCGCACCTG CCCCTGGAAGCCCTTCCCCAGACACCCACCTGCCTCAAAGTCAGCTCCTGGGAGCCTTGTCTGACGGGCTGCCCACCTCGCCGCCCCCAGACGACAGCCCGTCCCTGAAGGTGTTCCGCTGCCTGGTGTGCCAGGCCTTCAGCACAGACAGCCTGGAGCTGCTGCTCTACCACTGCAGCATGGGCCGGAGCCTCCCGGAGGCCGAGTGGAAGGAGGTGGCTGGTGACACCCACCGCTGCAAGCTCTGCTGCTACGGCACCCAGCTCAAGGCCAACTTCCAGCTCCACCTCAAGACCGACAAACATGCCCAGAAGTACCAGCTGGCAGCCCACCtgagggaggggggcggggccgtgggcaccccctccccagcGCCCCTGGGAGACGGGGCTCCGTATGGCTCTGTCCCCACCTTGCACCTGCGCTGCAACATCTGTGATTTTGAGTCCAACAGCAAGGAGAAGATGCAGCTGCATGCCCGGGGGGCGGCCCATGAAGAGAACAGCCAGATCTATAAG TTTCTGCTGGAGATGGAGGGGACCGCGACGGCGGCGGGGCCAGAACTGGGGCTGTTCCGCTGCCTGCTATGCGCCTGGGAGACGCCCTCCCGCCTCGCCGTGCTGCAGCACCTGCGGGCACCTGCCCACCGCGACGCCCAGGCCCAGCGGCGCCTGCAGCTGCTACAGAGTGGCCCCGCGGCTGATGAGGGGCTCCCGGCTCTTCAGAGCATCCTGAGCTTCAGCCATGGGCAGCCCCGGCCTCACG GGAAGACTCCTGTCACCCTCTTAGCTGGGCCACCCACCCCTGAGAAAGATGCCCAGAATAAGACAGAACAGTTGG tttctgaagaggcagagaaCAAGACTGGCCCTCCTGGAGACAGTGCCAACCAGACCACG GTATTCTGCTGTCCATACTGCAGTTTCCTGAGCCCGGAGTCCGAGCAGGTGAGGGCTCACGCGCTCTCCCAGCACGCAATGCAGCCCACGTTCAGGTGCCCGCTATGCCAGGAGCAGCTGGTGGGCCGGCCTGCCCTGCACTTCCACCTCAGCCACCTCCACAACGTGGTGCCCGAGTGTGTGGAGAGGCTGCTGCTCGTG GCCACAACCGTAGAGATGACCTTGACGACCAAAGTGCTGCCCGGGCCTGCTCTAAGCCCTCTGGGGGATGGCCCAGAGCCCCCCTCTCCCGCACCAGAGCCTGCGCCCAGCAGAGCCCAAGCCGCAG AAGGCCCTCACCTGACCCCAGAAGCCAGTCCCGATCCTGTTCCTgagcctcccccaccctcagTTGAGGCCCCAGACAAGCCCACGGGAAGCCCTGACCAGCCCCCATCTCCAGCCCAGTCTCCAGCCCCTCGTCCTGATGCCCAAGCTGAGGAAGTAGCGCCTCCACCTGCCATGgctgaggaggaagagggggctgGTGGGGAGCCCCGCCCTGCAGACCCCGCTCCGGCTGACTCTCGGCACCCTCTGACCTATCGGAAGACCACCAACTTTGCCCTGGACAAGTTCCTCGACCCTGCTCGGCCCTACAAGTGCACTGTGTGTAAGGAGTCCTTCACGCAGAAGAACATTCTCCTGGTCCATTATAACTCAGTCTCCCACCTGCACAAGATGAAGAAGGCCGCCATTGACCCCTCCTGCCCAGCACGGGAAGCTGGTTCCACGCCTGCCACCGCCGCCGCCACAGACAAGCCCTTCAAGTGCACGGTCTGCCGGGTCTCCTACAACCAGAGCTCCACCCTGGAGATCCACATGCGCTCCGTCCTGCACCAGACTCGCTCCAGGGGAGCCAAGACTGATGCCAAGGCTGAGGGGCCAGAGCGAGGCCCAGAAGAGCCCAAGGAAGGCGAGACTGAGGGGGAGGCAGGCCCTGAGAAGAAAGGCCCCGAGCCCAGCGGCTTCCTATCTGGACTGCccttcctgtcccctcccccgcctcccttGGACCTGCACCGATTCCCAGCCCCCCTCTTCACCCCCCCAGtcctgcccccattccctctCATGCCCGAGTCACTGCTTAagctccagcagcagcagctgctcctgCCCTTCTACCTCCACGACCTCAAGGTAGGGCCCAAGCTAGCACTGGCTGGGCCTGCACCGCTGCTGTCCCTGCCGGCTgccgcccctcctcccccacccccgcctccgaACGCTGAGCTGGCTGAGCAAGAGTGGGAGCGGCCCCCTATGACAGAAGAGGGGGCTGAGGCAGGGCCCCCCTCACCCCCGCACCCAACGCCCAACGAGGCAGCCCGCACCGCAGCCAAAGCCCTTCTAGAAAACTTCGGGTTTGAGCTGGTGATCCAGTACAATGAGGGAAAGCAGGCtgtgcccccacccccgaccccaccccCGCCAGAGGCCCTGGGGGGCGGGGACAAGTTGGCTTGCAGGGCCTGTGGGAAACTCTTCTCCAATATGCTTATCCTCAAGACACATGAGGAACACGTGCACCGCCGCTTTCTGCCCTTTGAGGCTCTGAGCCGATATGCTGCTCAGTTTCGAAAGAGCTATGATAGCCTCTACCCACCCCCTGCAGAGTCCCCCAAACTGCCCGACGGGCCCCTGGATTCCCCTGCTCCCCAACTGGGCCCACCTTTCCTGGTCCCAGAGCCTGAGGCAGGGGGTGCCCGTCCCCCTGAGGAGCGAGGTCGGGCAGGAGGACGCTGGCCCCCAGAGGAGGATGAAAGCGCCAGAGGGAATCTTCCTCCCCTGGTGCCTGCAGGCCGCCGCTTCTCCAGAACCAAGTTCACAGAGTTTCAGACCCAAGCCCTGCAGTCTTTCTTTGAGACCAGTGCCTACCCCAAGGACGGCGAGGTGGAGCGGCTCGCAAGCCTCTTGGGCCTGGCTAGCCGCGTGGTGGTGGTGTGGTTCCAGAACGCCCGCCAGAAAGCTCGTAAAAATGCCAGCGATGGTGGGCCTGTGCCCAATGGAGGAGGCACCGGGGGAGCCTCCGGCTGCAGGCGCTGTCACGCCACCTTCTCCTGTGTTTTTGACTTGGTGCGGCACCTCAAGAAATGCTATGACGACCAGCCTGCTgacgaggaggaggaagaggcagagagaggggaagaggaggaagaggtggaGGATGACGCAGAGGAGGAACAGGGCCCGGAGCCCCCAGCAGGGCCTGAGGGCCCACCACCAGAACCCCCAGACAGGGAGGAGCTGAGCCAGGCAGAGGCCACAAAGCCAGAGGGCAAAGAGCCCGAAGGCAGAGCCCCTCCCTCGCCTTCCCCAGTCCACACCTGTGACCAATGTGCCCTGTCTTTCCCCAGCCAGGACCTCCTGACCAGCCACCGCCGGCTCCACTTCCTGCCACCCGTGCAGCCCAGCGCTGCCCCCCACCTCCTAGACCTGCCCATGCTGGTGTTTGGGGAGCGAAACCCCCTGGTGGCAGGCACTCCGCCAGTGTCAGGGCCACCCCTAAAACGGAAGCACGAGGACGGCAGCCTGTCCCCTACGGGCAGTGaagcgggggtgggtggggagggcgaGCCCCCCAGGGATAAGCGCCTGCGCACCACCATCCTGCCCGAGCAGCTGGAGATCCTGTACCGCTGGTACATGCAGGACTCCAATCCCACACGCAAGATGCTCGACTGCATCTCTGAGGAGGTGGGACTCAAGAAGCGAGTGGTGCAGGTCTGGTTCCAGAACACCAGGGCCCGGGAGCGGAAGGGCCAGTTTCGAAGCACCCCTGGGGGAGTGCCCAATCCTACAGTCAAGCCCCCTGTTACACCCAGCCCTGCACCCTTCCCCAAGTTCAACCTCTTGCTGGGCAAGGCAGATGacggggctgggagggaggccccTAAGAGGGATGCACCTGCTCTTCCCTACCCCACGGTCACCCCGGCTGCCGGGCCCTTGCCTTTCTTGCCACCTGGGAAAGAGGCCCCCGCTCTGACACCAGAGCCACCTCTACCTCTCCCAGCTCCCCCTCCACCCTGTGAGGACGAGGGCCCAGAGGAGCCATCAAAAGCTTCTCCAGAGAGTGAGGCTTGCAGTCCATCAGCAGGGGATTTAAGTGATTCGTCAGCTTCCAGTCTGgccgaacctgagtcccctgggGCTGGAGGGACCAGTGGGggcccagggggtgggggtggggttccagatgggatggggcagcggcGCTACAGGACCCAGATGAGCAGCCTGCAGCTGAAGATCATGAAAGCCTGCTATGAAGCCTACCGAACCCCAACCATGCAGGAGTGCGAGGTGCTGGGCGAGGAGATCGGGCTGCCCAAGAGAGTCATCCAGGTCTGGTTCCAGAATGCTCGCGCCAAGGAGAAGAAGGCCAAGCTCCAAGGGGCAGCAGTTGGTGGAGCTGGGGGCAGCAGTGAGGGCCCCTTGGCAGCCCAGCGCACTGACTGCCCCTACTGTGATGTCAAATATGACTTCTATGTCTCCTGCCGAGGCCATCTCTTTTCCCGCCAGCACCTGGCCAAGCTCAAGGAGGCAGTCCGAGCCCAGCTGAAGAGTGAAAGCAAGTGTTACGACTTGGCGCCAGCACCCGAGGCACCCCCGGCTCCCAAGGCTCCACCCGCCACACCTGCCTCTGTGCCCCTCGGGGCTGCCCCGGCCCTGCCTCGCCTGGCCCCGGTCCTCCTGTCTGGCCCAGCTCTGGCCCAGCCCCCATTGGGCAGCCTAGCTCCTTTCAGTTCAG GCCCTGCAGCCTCCTCAGGCCTCCTTGGCCTCGCCACTTCGGTCCTACCTGCTACCACCGTGGTCCAGACCGCTGGCCCAGGCTGCCCTTTACCTCAGAGACCAGTTCCCGACCAAACCAAGCCCTCTCCGGCAGGCACCACTGACTCTGCCCCGGGCCCACCCCCCGAACTCTCTGGGGACAAGGTCTCTGGTGAGCGAAAGCCAGTCGCAGCCCCCACCAACTCCTCCGCTGACGCCCTCAAGAACCTCAAAGCATTGAAGGCCACTGTCCCAGCCCTGTTGGGGGGCCAGTTCCTACCCTTCCCATTGCCTCCTGCTGGGGCTGCCACACCGCCAGCGGTTTTTGGCCCCCAGCTGCCGGGGGCCTACTTCCAGCAGCTCTATGGCATGAAGAAGGGGCTGTTCCCCATGAACCCGGTGATACCTCAGACCCTCATCGGACTGCTCCCCAACGCCCTCCTCCAGCCACCAACCCAAGCCCCCGAGCCCACAGCCACCGCGCCTCCGAAGCCACCCGAACTGCCTGCTCCcagggagggggaggctggggaggccGACGAGTTGCTGACGGGCAGCCCTGGCATCTCCACCGTGGATGTGACCCACCGCTACCTGTGCCGCCAGTGCAAGATGGCGTTTGACGGGGAGGCGCCGGCCACTGCTCACCAGAGATCCTTCTGCTTCTTTGGGCGGGGCTCTGGGGGCTCCGTGCCCCCGCCGCTGCGGGTGCCCGTCTGTACCTACCACTGCCTGGCATGTGAGGTGCTGCTGAGTGGGCGAGAGGCCCTAGCCTCGCACCTGCGCTCCTCGGCCCACAGGCGCAAGGCGGCCCCGCCACCGGGGGCCCCACCCGGCACGGCCAGCAACGCTGCCGCCACGGCTGCAGTGGCTTTTGCCAAAGAGGAAGCAAGATTACCTCACACGGACTCCAACCCCAAAACGACTACTACCTCTACACTTCTAGCTTTATAA